The window CCCGGTTAGCGTTGCGAAAGACTTTCGCATGCACGAGGTTCGAGTAGACAAGAGCAACGCCGCGCGCATCCACGGCGTCATAGAAAACTCGATTTTTTACCTGATCTGGCTTGACCGCAAACATGAGGTTTTTCCGGAATAGGCAGCCGACTAATCTCGTTCTGAAATTGGCAAATTCCGACGGGGTAAAGCGAGCCAAGCATTGACTGTTTCAATGTTCGCTTGTCGCTAAGGTGCACTCTGGGCGGGTTTGCTGGCAGAAGTGCCGCCAGTAGATTTCACATTACCCGAACGACTTCGTCAGTGGCTCATATTCCCAAGGCGATATCTACGACTGAAACGGCAATCGGGCTTGATTGACTTACCCGGGATGTCGACGGACAAAGCCGTATACGAGAAGGTGAATGGACTTTGGCGCTATAGGCGAAAGGCGAGGCGCTGCGAGCGATGCCGAAGCTTGTATATAGCCCGACTAAGCTTCCGGACAGCCGAGTTCGATTATGTGTGGAGCGCGCTAAGAGTGACTTCGCACGGAGTGACGACCCAAGCCCATATTTATCATCTTATTTATAGCCCAAGAAAATTATCCAGCCTATTCATGGGGCGATCCGTGGCCTACATCTGAACCCGACGGGAAACGGTTAATGTCGCGTTCGTTGGCAATGAGGTTCTTGGCTCCGGCGCTGATCCACTGTCTGAAGACAGGCGCTCACCGATTTTGCGCCATAGACCCTTCATTCGACCCTCCGCATCATTTACTCACACCCGATACCGTCACCGTCTCTATCGAGGTGTGAAGCATAGCCTGGATCGCCTCGCTTAACCGGAGCAGCACCCGCAGCCCGAGCGGCAGCGCAATTCGCGTAATATACGTTTCCCTCTACTGGCTGTCGCTCGCGCGCTTGAGGTGCAGGACCGCGATGGCAATGCCGCCCACCGGTCTTGCGATCATTATGACAACCATCGGCGCCTAGACCCCCAGGATGCGCCGAAGCGATGATCGGCCAAACCGCCGAGACAATGACGATCATTAGCGAGCCAATCGAAAGGAAGGCGGCGAGCCCGAATTCGAGCCGGATAAGCCAACTGCGCCCGTCGTCTTGTCGATCGCCCCAGTCCCTCAGCGACATTGGTGCTTCCCCCAATAATGGTTCCAACGAGCGGCCCAGCCACCACGAACCATAGCGCAGGATAAGTCGCCAGACTTTGGCGAGACACACCATGCGCCTGTTCGGTCGCCACCAGCAGAACCAGTCGAAACACATCGCAGCGCGGGACCAGCGATCAGAATATGGCCATGGCGCCCGACGCCGACAGGACGGCCAAGTAGCTGGACCAACGCATCTCGCGCCGTGATCCCGCTAGCGTCGGGGCAGGGGTGACCATCGGAACATGATCCATCCAGCTCTCGTGCAGCAATGCCCGCCAAGCGGACCCGTGGACCCTCTGCGCACCATACCGGCCCGTCGCCATCCTACACAGCTTCGGGTGTGCACACGAAGGCCTGCCCACCGGGGATGATTGCGGCCGCGAACAGAAGAAGTCCCGACATCCGAACTTCTTACCGGACCGCTCAGTCCAATCAATGACCTTCGAATTTCCTCGCGATCAATGCGCTATAGCCAAGAAAGAAACAAAACATGAACAAGAAAAAGGATGAGGACGTCGATCTGTCCGGCATTCCGCCAGAACTGCGTTCGGTCGTAAGCCAACGAATAGAGGCGATCAGGCAGTTTGAGAGCAAGCCAGGACGCGCAAGCGCAGAGACACTTGCGCAAAGCCTGGGTATAGGGACCGCGCAATTCTATAATCTGGCGAAGGCATGGAGGAACCTTCGCGATCCACAGCATCTGTCCGGACAATCGCGCCCACGCAAACGGATCGTCGATCTCCATCCAAATCAGGTGAAGCTGATTGACAAGACAATCTCAGAAATGCCGAACAGCGTGCCCGACGAGATTGTGAAGGCGGCAATGAAAAGGGGCGCGAAGGACGATGTCAAACTCCCCGGTGCCGGAAGGATCAAGCGTTACGTCATCGCCAACAGCGCTGCACAGCTGCCTTCACAGATCACCGCGCTTGGCGACCTTATCGTGGAGCACACCGTGCTCGACCTGCCGATCGCTTTTCGCGGTGATGTCGTATCAAGACCGACGGCCACGATGATATTTCAGACGAGCAGGGCGCAACTGTGCGGTTTGACCCTCTCCGAAGGCAAGCCAACCAGCGCTGATGTCGCGAGGGTAATCCTCCAATGCATTGGCCCATCGCTAAAGGCGTCGAGCAAGGATTATACGGCACGTATCGCTATCCCGAAGACTGCGGACGAAAACTGGGACGATCTGTGCGGGTCTCTGGATCAGGCAGGCTTCGCCGTTTCGCCATATCGACCGGGACCTTATGGTCACGGACGTTGCACAGCGGCGATCTTCGGTCGGTTGACCAATGGGATCACCTTCAGACCCCGTCTGGTCGAGGTCGAAGGCGAACGTAGGAGAATGCGGGGGCAATCAGCGTTTGATCCGCTCACCCCAGACGAAGGCGAGAAGCTCGTTTCAAGCCGACTGGGAATTGAGCGAGATGCCGAGATCTTCACTGATGGCGAGAGGCAGCGTCTGACCCAGCTGCACCAGAACCTCCATCGGCTAGCTCGCATGTGAAATATCAGGATCCAAGAAGAAGTCCGTCGACGGCCGACAGGACAGCAGTCATCCGACCTTCGGGAACCCCAAGCCCCAAGATATTCGCGGCGGCCAGCGCATTTAGAATAGGCTCGTTATGTCGGAGAACCTCTCGATCCCAATAGGCGCCGGCCTGGGAGGGCTCCAACTCCACAACTTTGCGGCGCAGCGCGGCCGGGTCGGCATCGATCGACAGCGTTTTACGCGGAGCGAGCGGCAAGCGCCCCATACGGGGGCCGATCAGTTGAACAAGCTCCTGACCAAAGCCGTAGGTGCCGGGCCGACGGACATCGAGCTTGCGAGTGACTTCGCGAAGTTCTCCAAAATCTTCCGGTTCCGTTGCCATCGTGGGGAGCATTATGTCGAGATCGCAAGCCGATCCGGTCCCTAGGGTCTTGTCGACCTGACTGCGCGCGATGAACCGGCGGGCTTCCTCGACAGCCGCGCGTTCTATTTCAACGGCAGTCTCAAGGCGGTTCAGCGCGCTTCCGAGCACTAGTCCGCTCCCCGCATCTAGCACCACCGCAACGACAGCAAGCTGACTGTTGCCCTCCAGGAGTATCGAGACGGCGGTCATGTCGATAACCAAACGTCTCGAGAAATTATTGCGCAGATAATCTGGTTCTCGTGACAAGGCCCGTCGCTCGTGACGAACGAGCCGCTCCGCTGATTGTAGGCGGATTTGTTCTGTTCGGCCGAAGATTTCCGCGATCCCCAATGGATCATCTGCCAGACGGCGGGCGATATCGAGATTGCGGCTCGTCATCCCATCTTCGATGATCAGTGACCGAGCTAAGGCACGAAGCGGGGAGTCCAGAGCAATCTTCATCCTTCGGGGCTTACGCAGCGCATTCGGGATGATCCCCTCGAGTGACCGCTCCTGCCATGCCTGCCTCAGATTGTAGAAGGCAGCTCTCTTGAGCCCGATCCCTTTGGCAAGTGGTGCGAGAGGTTCTCCGTTCTCGGCCCGCCAAACCGCATCTAGTCTTGCAATCACCGCCGCACGACGATCCGGCAGAAGACCCTCGAAAATGACGCGATCCCTCTCTGGCATTCCATCGGGCCAGAGCGCCTGAAGCAGTTTTGCGGTTCTCCCATCGGCATCGTTCAATTTCGACATGAGCAAAGGTTAACCATCAATCGACAGGGCGTCTAGTATTATCGCATTGACTTTTCCGAGCCGCATCCATAACTAGCGCGATGTCTAGTTTTAGGAGCGTGAAAATGTTGGCTCGTTTGTCTGGTGCAAGAATGATGTCGTCCGCTTCAGAAAGCTCACCTCGGAGCCTGAGGGTCACCGAGCAGCGTCTGATTGCATCTGGGGGCAGGGCGATTGAGACGAATGGCCTCAGCGAGAATGGTGCGACCCTGGCTCCCGAAGAACGCGAAGTCCTCCTCGACATCATCGCATGGCTTTCCACCGAATGCTGGGATGATCCAGCGATGGACCGGGCGACGGTCTATTCTCTTGTCCGTCAGCTCAACGCGAGGAGCCTTCGTTATGGATCGTGATCATTCCGATTACCTCGACATTCGAGACCGTCGCTCCACGAAGGAGAGTGAAATCACAAAGGACGCCAAAACGATTGGCGAAGAACCGATCGACGCTAATGGGCGGGCCGACCGAGATCAGATCGCCAACACTCGCTGCGTCCGACATCTGCGTGATCGCCACATTCGCCTTGCACGCTCGGTCGGCCGGGCCCCGGCGTGGCGGCCTCGCGCGTATCCGGGTGTCCAGCATGCCAGGCCAAGCGGATCTTGAGACAGCCGATGATGTCTTCTCCCGCCACCCGCCCAGATAGGATCCATATACCACTGTCTCAAAAGGCAGTGCGCGGGCTCGAGCTGGATCAAGAGCTTCGCGATAGCTCAATTGCTCCCGACCGCTCTCTCCTCGTCTCGGAAATGGAGGGCACGCTGCGGTGCGACGAACGCGTCGTCAGCATGGGAGAGATGATCGTGGAACACAATGGTGGGTCACTGCGGACTTTCTCAGGTAACCGAGCGCACGAAAATGGATGGTGGCCAAGCTTCAAGCAGAGGCGCCTTCAGCACTGGGAGGGCGAGACGCAACGCCAGGCTCTGATGGCGCTCGAATGCGATTTTTCAGTCGAGTGGGCGCAAAGCGAACCGTGTCTCGTGCGTTTCCCGATCGGCGATGAATGGTTCGAATGGTATGCCGATATCCAAGTCAGTCGGTTCAATGCCCCTGATGAGTTGTGGGAAATCAAGAAGGATGAGCGGCAGCTCGAAGATCCGCGCTACCGCCTCAAGCTCGCGGGCGTGCGTGAGATCTGTCGGCGGATCGGCTGGCGTTTCCGGCTGGTGATGGCAGACGAGATCGCCATCAATCGACACCACTGCGACAATGTCGAACTCTTTGCCTCGCGTCGGTTCGTAAGCATTGGTCCGGAGCACATGCGACGGTTCGAGGACTTCGCACTGCGAAACGGAACACAGACCACCTACGGCGAACTCGCGAACATCATCGAACCGAACTGCCCCGCGCGCGGCGCGGCCATCATCCAGGGCCTTACGGTTCGTCGCCGGGTCGAGATCGACCTGCGCGAATTCCTGACCAACCGCACCCCCTTGAAGATGCATTAGAGAAGAGAAGAGATGAAGCATGCCGCGCACTGCGAAAGGGACCGGTCAGTCCAGCCCGTGATCACGGTCACGAAGATTAGGCCGAATGTCCTGGTCCTCGATAACGGAAGGCATCCTCGCAGGCCGCATCTCACGGTCGCAGTGGATACCTGGTCCCGCAAGATTGTCGGATACCAGCTCGAATGACCTGCGTATCTCCGCCGAAGCGGCGGTGAGCATCACGAAATAGGGAGAACACGAGGGTCTCCCCTTCCGGGATCGCAGGCCCGGCATAACCGGGACCGTGCCTGCGGTTGGCCGAAGGCCAGCGCACGTCCTCTTCAGAAGGAGAAGACGAATGTCCAGCATCCCCATGAACAGCCAGCTTCCGCCTTACAACCTCCCGGTAGGCACGATCATTAATATCGACGGACGTCCGCATCAGAAGCCGACGCGACCCATCCCCGGTCGTCTCGCCATGCTCGACTGCCATACCGGTCAGCCCTTTTTGGTTCCCGATGCAAAGGTCGGCACTGCCCTCCCTACCGAGGACCATTACGACGATCTCCTGCGCGAAGGGCGTCTGGAGATTGTTCTGCCGGAGAACATGGTCACGTCGCGCGCACTGGCCGCGAAAGCCGAATGGGATATGACCGATCTCGAGGCGATCGACCCAGGTATCCGCAAGACGATTACGCAGGTGACGCTGCTCGACGAGAACGGCGTGAAGAACGGGGTCGGCGCGATCGAAAAGGCGCTCAAGACGCTCTGGACCCCCAAGTTGTGCGAAAAATTCGGCAATCACGATCTGCCAGCAACAATCAAACGCTGGCGTGCCGAGCGGGGAGAGCCGGGAAATCGGCCGCCGCATCTGCTCGTGCGTCTCGGAGGCAAGGTGCCCCGTTCGCCGCATGACGATGACGTGCCGCTCGAAATCCGGATGAAGCACGCGCTCGAACGTAAGTCGTCTCGTGGTCCGATGACTGTCATCTACGCGAGAGCGGCCACGGAACTGAAGGAGGTCAACGAGGGGAAGTCGGCGCTCTATCCCAAGCCGGAGAAGCCCTATCCGATCTTCAGTTACGACACCTTCCGGCGGGACTGCATCAAGTTGGAAGGTTCCGAGACCGTAAAGGCCGCGGATGGCGAGAAGGCCATGGAAAACACCATGCGTGGTGGTGGCAGGCCGCTCACGGCCGGTCGCATCCTCGAGAAAGTGATCATCGATCATACCCGGCTCGATGCTTTCCTCATCGTTGATCCGGAGCGCGACATTGTGGGAGGGC of the Alteripontixanthobacter maritimus genome contains:
- a CDS encoding excalibur calcium-binding domain-containing protein produces the protein MCFDWFCWWRPNRRMVCLAKVWRLILRYGSWWLGRSLEPLLGEAPMSLRDWGDRQDDGRSWLIRLEFGLAAFLSIGSLMIVIVSAVWPIIASAHPGGLGADGCHNDRKTGGRHCHRGPAPQARERQPVEGNVYYANCAAARAAGAAPVKRGDPGYASHLDRDGDGIGCE
- a CDS encoding PDDEXK family nuclease codes for the protein MRGLELDQELRDSSIAPDRSLLVSEMEGTLRCDERVVSMGEMIVEHNGGSLRTFSGNRAHENGWWPSFKQRRLQHWEGETQRQALMALECDFSVEWAQSEPCLVRFPIGDEWFEWYADIQVSRFNAPDELWEIKKDERQLEDPRYRLKLAGVREICRRIGWRFRLVMADEIAINRHHCDNVELFASRRFVSIGPEHMRRFEDFALRNGTQTTYGELANIIEPNCPARGAAIIQGLTVRRRVEIDLREFLTNRTPLKMH